The genomic interval GCTCCGGGCGCTCTGAGCCGCCGGGGGCCGGTCCCGTGCCGCCCGGTCCGCAGGGCCGGGTGGCACAGGACGGCCACCCCGAAGGGCTTGTCGTGGCCATGGTCTTTACGGAACGATCACCACCGCGGGCGACGGCGCTACGCCGGCCCGCCGGAAGGGGAAGGAGGGCCACCACGGTGTTCCGACGTGCGGGCCACGGACGCGGACGGGCCACGCCCGATCCGCTGGCGCTCAAACTCCTGGTGGCCGGGGGTTTCGGGGCCGGCAAGACCACCCTGGTCGGCGCGGTGAGCGAGATCAGGCCACTGCGCACCGAGGAGCTGCTCACCGAGGCGGGCCGCCCGGTCGACGACACCTCGGGCGTCGAGGCCAAGCGCACCACCACCGTCGCCATGGACTTCGGCCGCATCACCCTCCGCGACGACCTCGTCCTCTACCTCTTCGGCACCCCCGGCCAGGACCGCTTCTGGTTCCTGTGGGACGAACTCGCCCGCGGTGCCCTCGGCGCGGTCGTCCTCGCCGACACCCGGCGGCTCTCCGACTGCTTCGCCGCCGTCGACTACTTCGAGCGGCGCGGCATCGCGTTCACCCTCGCCGTCAACTGCTTCGACGGCGCCGACCGCTACCCCGAGGACGACGTCCGTGACGCCCTCGACCTCGACCCCGGGGTGCCGGTCGTCCTCTGCGACGCCCGCGAACGCGAGTCCGTCAAAAAGGTCCTGGTCTCGGTGGTGGAACACGCGATCGCCACGGGAGCGGCGGGCCGCCGGACAGCGTAGGACGGGCTGAGATCAGCCCGTCCGGCGTTTGAGGACATTCGGGAAGGGGCGGGATGGGGACAAGGCCCCGCGCAGCGTCACCCACCCCGCGTCACCCCTCCACCCACCCGAAACTCCGCTCCACCGCCTTGCGCCACAGCCCGTACCCCGCCGCCCGCTCCGCCACCCCCATCCGCGGCGTCCACTCGGCGTCCCGCCGCCACTGCGCCCGAAGCTCGTCCTGGTCCCGCCACACCCCCGTGGCCAGCCCCGCCGCGTACGCCGCGCCCAGGCACGTCGTCTCCGCCACGACCGGCCGGATCACCGGTACGCCCAGCACATCGGCCTGGTGCTGCATCAGCAGTCCGTTGGCGGTCATCCCGCCGTCCACCTTGAGCGACGTGAGCCGCACGCCGGAGTCCTGGTACATCGCGTCCACCACCTCGCGGGTCTGCCAGCTCGTCGCCTCCAGCACCGCCCGGGCCAGATGCGCCTTGGTGACGTAGCCGGTGAGCCCGGCGATGACACCGCGGGCGTCGGCACGCCAGTACGGGGCGTACAGGCCGGAGAACGCGGGGACCACATAGGCGCCGCCGTTGTCCGGCACGCTCGCCGCCAGCCCCTCGATCTCCTCGGCGGAGCGGATGAGCCCGAGCTGGTCGCGGAACCACTGCACCAGCGCGCCCGTGACCGCGATCGAGCCCTCCAGGCAGTACACCGGAGGCTCGCCGCCCAGCCGGTAGCCGACCGTCGTCAGCAGCCCGTGCTGGGACGGCACCGGCCGGCCGCCGGTGTTCAGGAGCAGGAAACTGCCGGTGCCGTAGGTGTTCTTGGCCTCGCCCGGCCCGTAGCAGGTCTGCCCGAAGACCGCCGCCTGCTGGTCGCCGAGCGCGGCGGCCACCGGCACCCCGGCGAGCTGACCCACCGCCGTCCCGTACACCTCGGCGGAGGAACGTATCTCCGGAAGAACGGCCTCCGGAATGTCCATCGCCCGTAAGGCCGCGGGGTCCCACTGGAGGGTCTCCAGATCCATCAGCAGGGTGCGCGCGGCGTTGGTCACGTCCGTCACGTGCGCCCCGCCGTCCGGACCGCCCGTGAGGTTCCAGATCAGCCAGGAGTCGACGGTGCCGAACGCGATCTCCCCCTGCTCGGCCCGCCGGCGCAGCCCCGGCACGTGCTCCAGCAGCCAGGTCACCTTCGGGCCGGAGAAATAGCTCGCCAGCGGCAGCCCCGTCGTCGTCCGGAAGCGGTCCGGCCCGTCCGCCCCGCCCAGCTCCCGGCAGAGCGCGTCCGTCCGGGTGTCCTGCCAGACCACGGCGTTGTGCACCGGCTTGCCCGTCGCGCGGTCCCACAGGACGGCCGTCTCCCGCTGGTTGGTGATGCCGAGCGCGCTCAGCTCGTCGGCCCGTACGCCCGCCGCCGCGAGCGCGCCCGCCACCACGGCCCGCACCTTCGTCCAGATCTCGGCGGCGTCGTGCTCCACCCAGCCCGGCTTGGGGAAGATCTGCCGGTGCTCGCGCCGGTCCACCCCGACGACCGCCCCGTACCGGTCGAAGACGATGCAGCGGCTGGAGGTGGTGCCCTGGTCGATCGCGGCGACGTACGAGCCCGTCATGGCGTCTCCTGACCTAGGAACGGCTGCTGCGGGGGGCACCGGGCAGTGTTCTGCCGCCCCCGGGGGCCGTCAAGGCCGGTCGCGCCGGCGTGCCTCAGCGCACGGGGAAGTCGAAGTAGGTGTCACGGAACGGCTCGTCGCGGAGGGTGTAGTGCCACCACTCCTCCTTCAGATTGACGAAGCCCGCGCCCTCCAGCGTCGACTTCAGCAGCAGCCGGTTCGCCCGCCGCCGCCCGTCGATCCGCGGGTCGAGCGTGTGCGACAGGGTGTCGAAGCAGTCGAACCCCGTCCCCATGTCGACCGAGTTGTCGGGGAAGCGCTCCGCCTTCGGCGCGTAGCAGGGCACCAGCGGCTCCCCGGGGAAGGAGGGGCGGGCCGGCCACGCCGGGAGCCGCACCAGGGTCACGTCCAGGGTGCTGCCCCTGCTGTGCCCGGACTTCTCGGCGATGTAGCCGTCCAGGAACAGCCGCGACTTGTCCACCCGCGGATAGAACTCCGCCTTCATCCGCTCGTCGCCGAGGTCCTTCGCCCATTCCACGAAGTCGTTCACCGCGCGCTGCGGCCGGTAGCAGTCGTAGACCTTGAGGGTGTAGCCCTTACGGAGAAGCGCGCGCTGCGCCCGGTGCAGCGCCTCGGCGGCCGGCCGGGTCAGCAGGCACACCGGGCGGTGGTAGCCGTCGATCCGGTGCCCGGTGAAGTTGTGCCGGGTGACGTAGCGCATCTCCTGGAGGATCGTCGGATCGACGTCCGAGAGGGCGACGAACTCCTTCGGAGGCCGCGGCTCACGCGCCGCGTGCGCGGCGGGGGCGGGCGCGGCGGACACGGCGAGGAGCGCGGCCAGCGGTAAGGCGAGCGCGCGCAGGGCTGCGGAGAGTCTGGACATGGGCTCCCTGATACCAGCCGGGCGGCCGCTACGGAAGGGCCCGCCAGGCTCCCGCACCGCCGGCCCGCCTCACGAGGCGCCCTCGCCACCACGGACCCGCACGGGATACCCGACCTCCCGCGCACCCTCCTGCTCCACGGTCACCACCCCGTCCCGCAGCCGCGTCGTGAACCGCACGACCTCCGGCGACTCCCAGCCCTCGCCGCCGTCCGGGATCAGCACCCCGCCCCCCGTCCGCCCGGCGGCGGGCGCCCACACGTCCAGCTCCACCCGCCCGTCGGCACCCGCCACGGGCACCACCGAACCCGCCCGCGCCAGCACCGGGATCCGCGACAGCGGAGCGTCCAGCAGCACCTGCCCCGGGCCCTCGTGCGCCCGGCCCGTCGCCGTGTCGTACCACCGCCCGCGCGGCAGCCGCACCGCGCGCCGGTCCGTGCCCTGCTCCAGCACCGGCGCCACCAGCAGCGAGTCACCCAGCAGGAACGCGTCCTCGCAGTCCCGCAGCGCCCGGTCCTCCGGCGACCGCCACCACACCGGCCGGACGTACGGCGCCCCCGTGCGCCGCGCCAGGTGCGACAGCGTCACGAAGTACGGCAGCAACCGCTCCCGCTCCCGCAGCGCGGCCCCCGCGTGCTCCAGGATCTCCGCGCCGAACTCCCACGGTTCCCGGCGCCCCGCGAAATACGCGGCGTGCGTACGGAACAGCGGCAGATACGCGCCCAGCTGGAACCAGCGCAGGTACAGCTCGGGCGACGGCGACCCCGTGAACCCGCCGACGTCCGGACCGGAATACGGCACCCCGCACAGCCCGAGGCCGAGCACCAGCGCCAGCGACGCCCGCAGCCCCGGCCACCCAGTGGCCACGTCGCCCGACCACGTGCCGCCGTAGCGCTGCATGCCCGCCCAGCCCGACCGGGAGAACAGGAACGGCCGCTCCCCGGGCCGCAGATCCCGCAGCCCCTCGAACCCGGCGCGCGCCATCGCCAGCCCGTAGACGTTGTGTGCCTCGCGGTGGTCACCGCCCCGGCCCTCCAGGGCGTGCCGGGCCGACCGGGGGAGCGTCGGATCGCCGAACGCCGTGAACGACACCGGCTCGTTCATGTCGTGCCAGAACCCCGCGAAGCCCTGCGCCAGCCGCTCCGCGTACAGCCCGCCCCACCACGTGCGCACCGCCGGATCGGTGAAGTCCGGGAAGACCGACTCCCCGGGCCACACCTCGCCCCGCACCGGCCGCCCCCGGCCGTCCCGTACGAACGCCCCCGCCTCCGCGCCGCTGTCGTACACCGCCAGCCCCGGCTCGGCCTTCACCGCCGGGTCCACGATGGACACCAGCCGCACCCCGAGCTCCCGCAGCTCGGCCGCAAGCCCCGGCAGATCGGGGAAGCGCTCCCGGTCCACCGTGAACACGCGGTGCCCCCGGTAGTGGTCGATGTCCAGGTGCAGCACCGACAGCGGCAGCCCCCGCTCCACGTAACCGGCCACCACCCGCCGCACCTCGGCCTCGCTGCCGAACCCCCAGCGCGCGTGGTGGTGCCCCAGCGCCCAGGCGGGCGGCAGCGCGGCGGCGCCCGTCAGCGCCGCCCAGCCGTGCAGCACGCGCGCGGGCGTGCCCACGATCACCCAGGAGCGCAGCGGCCCGCCGTCCATCCGCAGCTCGCAGCGGCCCGGCCGGTCGTGCCCCGAACCCGCGCCCTCCTCGCCCTCCCGCAGCGTCACCCGCCCGTCCCAGGAGTTGTCGTGGAAGGCCAGGTGCGTGCCCGCGTCGGCCACCACCAGCTGCACCGGCATCGTGATGTACAGCGGATCGTCCTCCGGCTCGAAGGCGCCGCCCGGATCGGTGTTCCACAGCCGGTACGTCCCCTCCCGCAGCCGGGGCCCCGCCGCCCTGCCGCCCAGCCCGAAGAACCGCGCGTCCGGCGGCACCTCCGACCGCTGCGTCCACCGCGGAGCGGGCACCGGCCCGGCGGACCCCCCGGGCGCCGGCCCGTCCACCGGCTCCCACCAGCGCGGCGGCAGGTCGCGCCGCAGCAGCAGCCCGCCCGGCGTCCGCACCTCCACGGAGCCGTGCCGCCCCACGACCACCAGCACCCGCTCCGACACCACACGCCAGCCGCCGTCCTTGTCCGGCTCCAGCACGGCGCGCTCGTCCACCTCCGGAACCGCCCCGCCGAGGGCGTACGAGGGCTCCGGGACGGCGCCGTCCCAGCCGCAGAACACCGCGCCGCCCGCCGCCACCCGCACCAGCAGCGACGACCGGGCGAAGCGCACCACCCCGCCGCCCGGACCCGGCTCGGCACCCAGCGCCGCGCCCGGCACCCGCGCCCGCTCCGCCCCCTGCCGTGGCAGCCCCGCGGCGTCCACGCACCGCCGCCGCCAC from Streptomyces albireticuli carries:
- the glpK gene encoding glycerol kinase GlpK, yielding MTGSYVAAIDQGTTSSRCIVFDRYGAVVGVDRREHRQIFPKPGWVEHDAAEIWTKVRAVVAGALAAAGVRADELSALGITNQRETAVLWDRATGKPVHNAVVWQDTRTDALCRELGGADGPDRFRTTTGLPLASYFSGPKVTWLLEHVPGLRRRAEQGEIAFGTVDSWLIWNLTGGPDGGAHVTDVTNAARTLLMDLETLQWDPAALRAMDIPEAVLPEIRSSAEVYGTAVGQLAGVPVAAALGDQQAAVFGQTCYGPGEAKNTYGTGSFLLLNTGGRPVPSQHGLLTTVGYRLGGEPPVYCLEGSIAVTGALVQWFRDQLGLIRSAEEIEGLAASVPDNGGAYVVPAFSGLYAPYWRADARGVIAGLTGYVTKAHLARAVLEATSWQTREVVDAMYQDSGVRLTSLKVDGGMTANGLLMQHQADVLGVPVIRPVVAETTCLGAAYAAGLATGVWRDQDELRAQWRRDAEWTPRMGVAERAAGYGLWRKAVERSFGWVEG
- a CDS encoding M15 family metallopeptidase, which encodes MSRLSAALRALALPLAALLAVSAAPAPAAHAAREPRPPKEFVALSDVDPTILQEMRYVTRHNFTGHRIDGYHRPVCLLTRPAAEALHRAQRALLRKGYTLKVYDCYRPQRAVNDFVEWAKDLGDERMKAEFYPRVDKSRLFLDGYIAEKSGHSRGSTLDVTLVRLPAWPARPSFPGEPLVPCYAPKAERFPDNSVDMGTGFDCFDTLSHTLDPRIDGRRRANRLLLKSTLEGAGFVNLKEEWWHYTLRDEPFRDTYFDFPVR
- a CDS encoding TIM-barrel domain-containing protein encodes the protein MDARDLRRLVETVGTARGLRSVRTAWRRRCVDAAGLPRQGAERARVPGAALGAEPGPGGGVVRFARSSLLVRVAAGGAVFCGWDGAVPEPSYALGGAVPEVDERAVLEPDKDGGWRVVSERVLVVVGRHGSVEVRTPGGLLLRRDLPPRWWEPVDGPAPGGSAGPVPAPRWTQRSEVPPDARFFGLGGRAAGPRLREGTYRLWNTDPGGAFEPEDDPLYITMPVQLVVADAGTHLAFHDNSWDGRVTLREGEEGAGSGHDRPGRCELRMDGGPLRSWVIVGTPARVLHGWAALTGAAALPPAWALGHHHARWGFGSEAEVRRVVAGYVERGLPLSVLHLDIDHYRGHRVFTVDRERFPDLPGLAAELRELGVRLVSIVDPAVKAEPGLAVYDSGAEAGAFVRDGRGRPVRGEVWPGESVFPDFTDPAVRTWWGGLYAERLAQGFAGFWHDMNEPVSFTAFGDPTLPRSARHALEGRGGDHREAHNVYGLAMARAGFEGLRDLRPGERPFLFSRSGWAGMQRYGGTWSGDVATGWPGLRASLALVLGLGLCGVPYSGPDVGGFTGSPSPELYLRWFQLGAYLPLFRTHAAYFAGRREPWEFGAEILEHAGAALRERERLLPYFVTLSHLARRTGAPYVRPVWWRSPEDRALRDCEDAFLLGDSLLVAPVLEQGTDRRAVRLPRGRWYDTATGRAHEGPGQVLLDAPLSRIPVLARAGSVVPVAGADGRVELDVWAPAAGRTGGGVLIPDGGEGWESPEVVRFTTRLRDGVVTVEQEGAREVGYPVRVRGGEGAS
- a CDS encoding GTP-binding protein, encoding MFRRAGHGRGRATPDPLALKLLVAGGFGAGKTTLVGAVSEIRPLRTEELLTEAGRPVDDTSGVEAKRTTTVAMDFGRITLRDDLVLYLFGTPGQDRFWFLWDELARGALGAVVLADTRRLSDCFAAVDYFERRGIAFTLAVNCFDGADRYPEDDVRDALDLDPGVPVVLCDARERESVKKVLVSVVEHAIATGAAGRRTA